Proteins encoded within one genomic window of Longimicrobium sp.:
- a CDS encoding LLM class flavin-dependent oxidoreductase, whose amino-acid sequence MRKTQEIPLSVLDLVPIGAGATASQALRNSVELARLAERLGYTRYWFAEHHGMPSIASSAPEILIGHVASATERIRVGSGGIMLQNHVPLKAAEAFHTLEALHPGRIDLGIGRAPGTDPLTSSALRPFDPAKFRDHLAEMMGLSRGDLPEDHPFRGVRVIPSGVSLPPVWLLGSSGASARLAGELGTGYSFARHFSPTPPAPAIEAYRASFHPSAQFHEPHVILGAAVICAETDEEAAYLSASMDLVWVRITRGEFAPIPTPDEALAYEYTPRERAIADSYRRLVIVGSPETVHREIARVAAEVGADEVMVTATIHDHAARLRSYELLAESAALPA is encoded by the coding sequence ATGAGGAAGACGCAGGAGATCCCGCTTTCGGTGCTGGACCTGGTGCCGATCGGGGCGGGGGCGACGGCGAGCCAGGCGCTGCGCAACTCGGTGGAGCTGGCGCGGCTGGCCGAGCGGCTGGGATACACGCGCTACTGGTTCGCCGAGCACCACGGGATGCCCAGCATCGCCAGCTCCGCGCCCGAGATCCTGATCGGGCACGTAGCCTCGGCCACGGAGCGGATCAGGGTGGGGTCGGGGGGCATCATGCTCCAGAACCACGTTCCGCTCAAGGCCGCCGAGGCGTTCCACACGCTGGAGGCGCTGCACCCCGGGCGTATCGACCTGGGGATCGGCCGCGCGCCGGGGACGGACCCGCTGACGTCGAGCGCGCTGCGCCCCTTCGACCCCGCCAAGTTCCGCGACCACCTTGCCGAGATGATGGGGCTGTCGCGCGGCGACCTGCCGGAGGACCACCCGTTCCGCGGGGTGCGCGTGATCCCCTCCGGCGTGTCGCTGCCGCCGGTGTGGCTGCTGGGCTCCAGCGGGGCGAGCGCGCGGCTGGCGGGGGAGCTGGGGACGGGGTACAGCTTCGCGCGCCACTTCAGCCCCACCCCGCCCGCGCCCGCCATCGAGGCCTACCGCGCCAGCTTCCACCCCTCCGCGCAGTTCCACGAGCCGCACGTCATCCTGGGCGCCGCGGTGATCTGCGCGGAGACGGACGAGGAGGCGGCGTACCTTTCCGCGTCGATGGACCTGGTGTGGGTGCGCATCACGCGCGGCGAGTTCGCGCCGATCCCGACGCCGGACGAAGCGCTCGCGTACGAGTACACACCCCGCGAGCGCGCCATCGCGGACAGCTACCGCAGGCTGGTGATCGTCGGCAGTCCCGAAACGGTCCACCGCGAGATCGCCCGCGTCGCCGCTGAGGTGGGCGCGGACGAGGTGATGGTGACCGCCACCATCCACGACCACGCGGCGCGGCTGCGCTCCTACGAGCTGCTGGCCGAATCGGCCGCGCTCCCCGCCTGA
- a CDS encoding LLM class flavin-dependent oxidoreductase, translating to MELGIYTFAEATPDAATGETVSAAERLRDLMEEIDLADQVGLDVFGVGEHHRPDYVASSPAVVLAAAAMRTKRIRLTSAVTVLSSDDPVRVFQDFATLDLLSGGRAEIMAGRGSFIESFPLFGYDLGDYDELFAEKLGLLLKLREGERVTWSGRHRAPLTGQGVYPRPIQDPLPVWVAVGGTPQSVARAATLGLPMALAIIGGQPERFAPFVELYRETARRAGHDPAKLPVSINSHGYIADGSRQAADEAFGPTAVTMNRIGRERGWPPLTRAAFDASRTLRGANFVGSPEEVAEKILFQHEIFRHDRFMVQFSVGTMPHRQVMRSIELFGTRVAPVVRAATTASHRDTEGTERTT from the coding sequence GTGGAGCTGGGCATCTACACCTTTGCGGAAGCCACGCCGGACGCGGCGACGGGGGAGACGGTCAGCGCCGCCGAGCGGCTGCGCGACCTGATGGAGGAGATCGATCTGGCGGACCAGGTGGGGCTGGACGTCTTCGGCGTGGGCGAGCACCACCGCCCGGACTACGTCGCCTCGTCCCCCGCCGTCGTCCTCGCCGCCGCGGCGATGAGGACGAAGCGCATCCGCCTGACCAGCGCCGTCACCGTGCTCAGCTCGGATGATCCGGTTCGCGTCTTCCAGGACTTCGCCACGCTCGACCTGCTCTCCGGCGGGCGGGCGGAGATCATGGCGGGGCGCGGGTCGTTCATCGAGTCGTTTCCGCTCTTCGGCTACGACCTGGGCGACTACGACGAGCTCTTCGCCGAGAAGCTGGGACTGCTGCTGAAGCTGCGCGAGGGGGAGCGCGTGACGTGGTCGGGCCGGCACCGGGCGCCGCTCACGGGGCAGGGCGTGTATCCGCGCCCCATCCAGGACCCGCTGCCGGTGTGGGTGGCGGTGGGCGGCACGCCGCAGTCGGTGGCGCGCGCCGCCACGCTGGGACTGCCGATGGCGCTCGCCATCATCGGCGGGCAGCCGGAGCGGTTCGCGCCGTTCGTGGAGCTGTACCGCGAGACCGCCCGCCGCGCCGGGCACGATCCCGCGAAGCTCCCCGTCAGCATCAACTCGCACGGCTACATCGCGGACGGCTCACGGCAGGCGGCGGACGAGGCGTTCGGCCCCACGGCGGTGACGATGAACCGCATCGGCCGCGAGCGCGGCTGGCCTCCGCTCACGCGCGCGGCGTTCGACGCGTCGCGCACGTTGCGAGGCGCCAACTTCGTGGGGAGCCCGGAGGAGGTGGCGGAGAAGATCCTCTTTCAGCACGAGATCTTTCGGCACGACCGTTTCATGGTGCAGTTCAGCGTCGGCACCATGCCGCACCGCCAGGTCATGCGCTCCATCGAGCTGTTCGGCACGCGCGTGGCGCCGGTGGTGCGCGCGGCAACAACAGCCTCACACAGAGACACAGAGGGCACGGAAAGAACAACATAA
- a CDS encoding DUF983 domain-containing protein: MSGPERRWANPEELSLKRAGRLYGRGLTLRCPHCGKARLLNTWFKLKHKCPECGLRSDRGEEDFFLGGIMFNYVFCGLVFLAVVVLLVVVTWPDVPWDLLQWGGIAFIAVLPFLFYPFSLTTWLASDILIKPVTDEEMEWHRASREGEFRKQRDR, translated from the coding sequence ATGAGCGGACCGGAGCGCCGCTGGGCCAACCCGGAGGAGCTGAGCCTGAAGCGTGCGGGACGGCTGTACGGGCGCGGATTGACGCTGCGCTGCCCGCACTGCGGCAAGGCGCGGCTGCTGAATACGTGGTTCAAGCTGAAGCACAAGTGCCCGGAGTGCGGGCTGCGTTCGGACCGGGGGGAGGAGGACTTCTTCCTGGGCGGGATCATGTTCAACTACGTCTTTTGCGGGCTCGTCTTCCTGGCCGTGGTGGTGCTGCTCGTCGTCGTCACCTGGCCGGACGTGCCGTGGGACCTGCTGCAGTGGGGCGGGATCGCGTTCATCGCCGTCCTTCCGTTCCTCTTCTATCCCTTTTCGCTCACCACCTGGCTCGCGTCGGACATCCTGATCAAGCCGGTGACGGACGAGGAGATGGAGTGGCACCGCGCCAGCCGCGAGGGCGAGTTCCGCAAGCAGCGCGACCGCTGA
- a CDS encoding Rho termination factor N-terminal domain-containing protein — MPRGWNRKDERMYEHVKESAEARGVPEDEAQEIAGRTVNKKRRQEGRTPNKRTQGTGNPNRPLEEHTRDELYNMAKERKIEGRSKMTKDELIRAVGR, encoded by the coding sequence ATGCCCCGCGGATGGAATCGCAAGGACGAGCGGATGTACGAGCACGTCAAGGAGAGCGCCGAAGCGCGCGGCGTGCCGGAGGACGAGGCGCAGGAGATCGCCGGGCGCACGGTCAACAAGAAGCGCCGCCAGGAAGGGCGCACCCCCAACAAGCGCACGCAGGGCACGGGGAACCCCAACCGCCCGCTGGAGGAGCACACGCGCGACGAGCTCTACAACATGGCAAAGGAAAGAAAGATCGAGGGGCGCAGCAAGATGACCAAGGACGAACTGATCCGCGCGGTGGGACGATGA
- a CDS encoding SDR family oxidoreductase gives MKMRLRAVGDQVIVITGADSGIGLATAREAARRGARVVISSRNAEALAQIADELRALGTEAEWLAGDVGDERAMRELARVAVHAFGRIDTWVNNAGIGMYGELERTPLGDARRLFETNYWGMVHGALAALPHLRQNGGALINVGSVESGVPIPMHGHYAASKHAVKGFTDALRMELEHDGAPVAVTLIRPASIDTPFTEHAHNHMEGADPEIPPPVYAPDVVADAILHCAEHPRRELIVGGSGKQMSMMWRWAPRLFGSYAENVVWDQERAPRGTKRRNDALYAPTTAGSERGDYPGHVMESSAYTSAAENPLRSALLLGVLGVGTVWAVRSGLFGRVYGGARERITGGGDTMSRANREMRHVLEHLEMLGGEPVEQLTPEEARRQPTPAEAVMALLRKHGKSAEPEEVGSVVERTIPGPGGPLPVRIYAPRGAGPFPVIVYTHGGGWVIATNDTYDSSARALCNAVGAVVMSVEYRKAPEHRFPAAHEDAYAAYVWALSNAAEINGDPYRIALAGESAGGNLAISTAVIARDRGVRLPAHILAVYPIADGNTDSESYEENADAKPLNRPMMQWFLHHYLRGAPDTGHPLISLIHADLHGLPPVTLIAAEIDPLRSDSDQLYDRLRDSGVPVKYHLYKGVTHEFFGMGAVVGEARKAVNKAAAALSSALERPTA, from the coding sequence ATGAAGATGCGGCTGAGAGCGGTGGGCGATCAGGTGATCGTCATCACGGGGGCGGACAGCGGGATCGGGCTGGCGACGGCGCGCGAGGCGGCGCGGCGCGGGGCGCGGGTGGTGATCAGCTCGCGCAACGCGGAGGCGCTCGCCCAGATTGCGGACGAGCTGCGCGCGTTGGGCACGGAAGCCGAGTGGCTGGCCGGCGACGTGGGCGACGAGCGGGCGATGCGCGAACTGGCGCGCGTGGCGGTGCACGCCTTCGGGCGCATCGACACGTGGGTCAACAACGCCGGCATCGGGATGTATGGCGAGCTGGAGCGGACGCCGCTGGGCGATGCGCGGCGCCTCTTTGAGACCAACTACTGGGGGATGGTGCACGGCGCCCTCGCCGCCCTGCCGCACCTTAGGCAGAACGGCGGCGCGCTGATCAACGTGGGGAGCGTGGAGAGCGGCGTCCCCATTCCGATGCACGGGCACTACGCGGCCAGCAAGCACGCGGTAAAGGGCTTCACCGATGCGCTGCGCATGGAGCTGGAGCACGACGGCGCGCCGGTGGCGGTGACGCTCATCCGCCCCGCCTCCATCGACACGCCCTTTACCGAGCACGCGCACAACCACATGGAGGGCGCCGATCCCGAGATTCCGCCCCCCGTCTACGCGCCCGACGTGGTGGCGGACGCCATCCTGCACTGTGCCGAGCACCCGCGCCGCGAGCTGATCGTGGGCGGTTCGGGGAAGCAGATGTCGATGATGTGGCGCTGGGCCCCGCGCCTCTTCGGCAGCTACGCGGAGAACGTGGTGTGGGACCAGGAGCGCGCCCCCCGCGGCACCAAGCGCCGCAACGACGCGCTCTACGCGCCGACGACGGCCGGCAGCGAGCGCGGCGACTACCCGGGGCACGTGATGGAGTCCAGCGCGTACACCAGCGCCGCCGAGAACCCGCTCCGCTCCGCCCTGCTCCTGGGCGTCCTGGGCGTAGGGACGGTGTGGGCGGTGCGCTCCGGGCTCTTTGGGCGGGTGTACGGCGGGGCGCGCGAGCGCATCACCGGCGGCGGCGACACGATGTCGCGCGCCAACCGCGAGATGCGGCACGTGCTGGAGCACCTGGAGATGCTGGGCGGCGAGCCCGTCGAACAGCTCACCCCCGAGGAGGCGCGGCGCCAGCCCACCCCCGCCGAGGCGGTGATGGCGCTGCTGCGCAAGCACGGCAAGAGCGCCGAGCCGGAGGAGGTGGGGAGCGTGGTGGAGCGCACCATCCCCGGCCCCGGCGGGCCGCTGCCGGTGCGCATCTACGCGCCGCGCGGGGCGGGGCCCTTCCCCGTCATCGTGTACACGCACGGCGGCGGGTGGGTGATCGCCACCAACGACACCTACGACTCGTCCGCGCGCGCGCTTTGCAACGCGGTGGGCGCGGTGGTGATGTCGGTGGAGTACCGCAAGGCGCCGGAACACCGCTTTCCGGCCGCGCACGAGGACGCCTACGCGGCCTACGTGTGGGCGCTCTCCAACGCCGCGGAGATCAACGGCGACCCGTACCGCATCGCGCTGGCGGGGGAGAGCGCGGGGGGCAACCTGGCGATCTCCACGGCAGTGATCGCGCGCGACCGGGGGGTGCGGCTGCCTGCGCACATCCTGGCGGTGTACCCCATCGCCGACGGCAACACGGACTCCGAGTCGTACGAGGAGAACGCGGACGCCAAGCCGCTGAACCGGCCGATGATGCAGTGGTTCCTGCACCACTACCTGCGCGGCGCGCCAGACACGGGGCACCCGCTGATCTCGCTGATCCACGCGGACCTGCACGGCCTGCCGCCGGTCACCCTCATCGCGGCGGAGATCGACCCGCTCCGCTCGGACAGCGACCAGCTGTACGACCGGCTGCGCGACTCGGGCGTGCCGGTGAAGTACCACCTCTACAAAGGCGTCACCCACGAGTTCTTTGGGATGGGCGCCGTGGTGGGCGAGGCGCGCAAGGCGGTGAACAAGGCCGCCGCCGCCCTCAGCTCCGCCCTGGAGCGGCCGACGGCGTAA
- a CDS encoding DUF1697 domain-containing protein — translation MTGKQVALLRGINVGKAKRIAMADLRALVAELGFGDVKTLLNSGNVVYTATDTEPEDAAARIEEAIVAKTGISSRVTVLTAAEVAEAVDGNPFGEVDNPSRFLVTVLRDPADRALLEPLAKEDWGTDSLALGRRVAYAWCRDGVLESRLPDALNRLLGDRGTARNWATMLKLRALAEEPG, via the coding sequence ATGACTGGAAAGCAGGTCGCGCTGCTGCGCGGCATCAACGTTGGGAAGGCGAAGCGCATCGCGATGGCGGATCTGCGCGCGCTGGTCGCGGAGCTCGGCTTTGGGGACGTGAAGACGCTCCTCAACAGCGGCAACGTCGTCTACACGGCCACGGATACTGAGCCGGAGGACGCCGCGGCGCGCATCGAGGAGGCGATCGTCGCGAAGACGGGCATCTCCTCGCGCGTCACCGTGCTCACCGCGGCGGAGGTGGCGGAGGCGGTCGACGGGAATCCGTTCGGCGAGGTGGACAATCCTTCGCGGTTCCTCGTCACCGTGCTGCGCGACCCCGCGGATCGTGCCCTGCTCGAGCCGCTGGCGAAGGAGGACTGGGGCACGGACTCGCTCGCCCTCGGCCGGCGCGTGGCGTACGCGTGGTGCAGGGACGGCGTCCTGGAAAGCCGCCTCCCCGACGCCCTCAACCGCCTGCTCGGCGACCGGGGGACGGCGCGCAACTGGGCCACGATGCTGAAGCTTCGCGCGCTCGCCGAAGAGCCCGGATAG